In Frondihabitans sp. PAMC 28766, a genomic segment contains:
- a CDS encoding shikimate dehydrogenase gives MPAAPLRPDARRRLAVLGSPIGHSLSPRLQGIAYDRLGLPFDYGLAEVASGALAPFVDSLDESWRGLSLTMPLKREVVPLLDEASPLVRKLGVANTVVLSQVDGSRHLAGHNTDVDGITRAVSSRLADVNDLRGDETIIVGGGATAASALAAVAELGVGRVRLYLRDVTKASELSGLASSLGVALEALPLDRLADAGPADLAVSTLPGGAADDLPLTPSGPGAVLLDVAYDPWPSALATRWADAGGLIVSGLDMLIEQAVGQIRLFAGLPQTVSVPDEDAIRRDMRAAVGVPPVPVPVRVPVSLPVPGEVVR, from the coding sequence GTGCCTGCAGCCCCGCTTCGACCGGATGCGCGCCGCCGGCTCGCCGTGCTCGGCTCCCCCATCGGGCACTCCCTCTCGCCGCGGCTGCAGGGCATCGCGTACGACCGGCTCGGGCTGCCCTTCGACTACGGCCTGGCCGAGGTCGCCTCGGGTGCCCTCGCTCCGTTCGTCGACTCGCTCGACGAGTCGTGGCGGGGGCTCAGCCTCACCATGCCACTCAAGCGCGAGGTCGTCCCGCTGCTCGACGAGGCCTCTCCGCTCGTGCGGAAGCTCGGCGTCGCGAACACGGTCGTCCTGTCGCAGGTCGACGGCTCCCGGCACCTGGCCGGTCACAACACGGACGTCGACGGCATCACTCGCGCCGTGTCGTCGCGCCTGGCCGACGTGAACGATCTCCGCGGCGACGAGACGATCATCGTCGGCGGGGGCGCGACCGCCGCATCGGCCCTCGCGGCCGTCGCCGAGCTCGGCGTGGGGCGCGTGCGCCTGTACCTGCGCGACGTCACCAAGGCGTCCGAGTTGAGCGGCCTGGCATCCTCGCTCGGCGTCGCCCTCGAAGCGCTTCCCCTCGACCGCCTGGCCGATGCGGGCCCGGCCGACCTCGCCGTCAGCACGCTGCCCGGCGGCGCGGCCGACGACCTGCCGCTCACCCCGTCGGGCCCCGGCGCCGTGCTGCTCGACGTCGCCTACGACCCGTGGCCGAGCGCCCTCGCCACCCGCTGGGCCGACGCCGGAGGGCTCATCGTCTCGGGGCTCGACATGCTCATCGAGCAGGCCGTCGGGCAGATCCGGCTCTTCGCCGGGCTGCCGCAGACTGTCTCGGTGCCCGACGAGGACGCCATCCGCCGCGACATGCGCGCCGCCGTCGGCGTGCCTCCGGTGCCGGTGCCGGTCCGTGTGCCGGTCTCGCTCCCGGTCCCGGGCGAGGTCGTGCGATGA
- the aroD gene encoding type I 3-dehydroquinate dehydratase, translating into MTDTIRPVTLRGLELGTGRPKICVPLVASTVDDLRQTVAGLPEGAFDLVELRIDHFVDVDDLDAVRIAIYAVREGVGENVPILFTFRSRPEGGSRDIEPRHYRDLLASAVATGQVDAIDVEMFTELGMLEQIVNGAHEHDVSVVMSSHDFEKTPDHDQLIARLALQQDLGADVLKLAVMPQSPADVLTLLTVTEEFVREQAHRPVITMSMAALGVVTRLAGETFGSCLTFGSSGAASAPGQVEACELRGILDLVHGSLDDEGLGSGRGPADRRSPAAAAAEGEPGTGRDDIAARRDIAGRDRNDSFGRPAAAPAEG; encoded by the coding sequence ATGACCGACACGATCCGGCCCGTCACGCTGCGCGGGCTCGAACTCGGCACCGGCCGCCCCAAGATCTGCGTGCCACTGGTCGCGTCGACCGTCGACGACCTGCGCCAGACCGTCGCCGGGCTGCCCGAGGGGGCCTTCGACCTCGTCGAGCTGCGCATCGACCACTTCGTCGACGTCGACGACCTCGACGCCGTTCGCATCGCCATCTACGCCGTCCGCGAGGGCGTGGGCGAAAACGTGCCGATCCTCTTCACCTTCCGGTCGCGACCCGAGGGCGGCAGCCGCGACATCGAGCCCCGCCACTACCGCGACCTCCTCGCCTCGGCCGTGGCCACCGGGCAGGTGGACGCCATCGACGTCGAGATGTTCACCGAGCTCGGCATGCTCGAGCAGATCGTCAACGGCGCCCACGAGCACGACGTGTCGGTCGTCATGTCGTCGCACGACTTCGAGAAGACCCCCGACCACGACCAGTTGATCGCCCGCCTCGCCCTCCAGCAAGACCTGGGGGCCGACGTGCTGAAGCTCGCGGTGATGCCGCAGAGCCCCGCCGACGTGCTGACCCTGCTGACGGTGACCGAGGAGTTCGTGCGCGAGCAGGCGCACCGGCCCGTCATCACGATGTCGATGGCCGCGCTCGGCGTGGTGACGCGCCTGGCCGGCGAGACGTTCGGATCCTGCCTCACCTTCGGGTCGTCGGGCGCGGCCAGCGCGCCCGGGCAGGTGGAGGCGTGCGAGCTGCGCGGCATCCTCGACCTCGTGCACGGCAGCCTCGATGACGAAGGTCTCGGCAGCGGCAGGGGCCCCGCCGATCGACGCAGCCCGGCTGCGGCAGCCGCCGAAGGCGAGCCCGGCACCGGCCGCGACGACATCGCCGCCCGGCGCGACATCGCGGGCCGAGACCGCAACGACTCGTTCGGGCGACCCGCGGCAGCACCCGCCGAAGGCTGA
- a CDS encoding GntR family transcriptional regulator — translation MITSPIKPTHSRRPPDNQTRRAFEMVRSLIRSGVLVNSEQFVEDELVKRFDLPRVSIRQALVQLAIGVLVIRQRHVGTRVSCSS, via the coding sequence GTGATCACTTCACCTATCAAACCCACCCACTCGCGGCGACCACCCGACAACCAGACCCGCCGCGCCTTCGAGATGGTGCGCTCGCTCATCCGTTCCGGGGTGCTCGTCAACAGCGAGCAATTCGTCGAGGACGAGCTCGTCAAGAGGTTCGATCTGCCTCGCGTCAGCATCCGCCAGGCGCTCGTGCAGCTTGCGATCGGGGTGCTCGTCATCCGTCAGCGCCACGTCGGCACCCGCGTCAGCTGCTCGTCCTGA
- a CDS encoding LLM class flavin-dependent oxidoreductase, producing the protein MVAASTLAHATEHIGIICTASTTFDNPYRPARQLATLDHLTRGRIGWNMVTSSEDRASQNFGMDKLPEHDLRHEMANEFTEAAEALWTRERRMPSSPTPRPATTPTTPRCTAPTSRASSTRLAGRSTCRARHSTTRPTARPTGRLRAGTSRPSTPT; encoded by the coding sequence GTGGTCGCCGCGTCGACGCTGGCCCACGCCACCGAGCACATCGGCATCATCTGCACGGCGTCGACGACGTTCGACAACCCGTACCGGCCGGCCCGCCAGTTGGCCACGCTCGACCACCTCACCCGCGGCCGCATCGGCTGGAACATGGTCACCTCGTCAGAAGACCGTGCATCCCAGAACTTCGGCATGGACAAGCTGCCCGAGCACGACCTCCGCCACGAGATGGCGAACGAGTTCACGGAGGCGGCCGAAGCCCTCTGGACTCGTGAGAGGAGGATGCCATCGTCGCCGACCCCGAGACCGGCTACTACGCCGACTACACCAAGGTGCACCGCGCCGACTTCGAGGGCGAGTTCTACAAGACTCGCGGGCCGCTCAACGTGCCGCGCTCGCCATAGCACTACCCGGCCTACTGCCAGGCCGACGGGTCGCCTGCGGGCCGGGACTTCGCGGCCGAGCACACCGACCTGA